A genomic segment from Nitrosopumilus sp. K4 encodes:
- a CDS encoding 5-(carboxyamino)imidazole ribonucleotide synthase, translating to MSKVLGIIGGGQLGMMIAEAAKSIPEHVSKIIVLDPTENCPAAQVGAEQIVADFKDEAAIVKLAEKSDIITYEIESGDSDVLKSVESKAEIEPSPETLKIIQDKFLQKTFLNNNNIPVPEFVEISSIENLEKKLEHFGYPALLKARRDAYDGRGNFKIDNPDQIKEAFDYFKGQKLMLEKFVPFKMEVSVIAARNTKGQIKTFPLVENIHEENILRETIAPARVSEEVAKKAEDIANNTMTVLKGAGVFGIEMFVTQDDQIVINEIAPRVHNSGHHTLQSSETSQFEQHLRAILGLELGNTKLVYPTIMYNVLGSKSFEGKYKPITMSEPNVFLKMYGKEISKPLRKLGHFNVVGKNNESIEQLLKKLEPLKEKVVTQPSN from the coding sequence ATGAGTAAAGTTTTGGGCATTATTGGCGGAGGTCAGCTTGGAATGATGATTGCAGAAGCTGCAAAGTCAATTCCAGAACATGTGTCAAAAATTATTGTACTGGATCCGACTGAAAACTGCCCTGCTGCACAAGTAGGTGCTGAACAGATTGTTGCAGATTTTAAAGATGAAGCAGCAATTGTCAAATTGGCCGAAAAATCAGATATCATCACATATGAAATTGAATCAGGAGATAGTGATGTATTAAAATCCGTTGAAAGTAAGGCTGAGATTGAACCATCTCCAGAAACTCTAAAGATAATCCAAGACAAATTCTTACAAAAAACATTTCTCAATAACAACAATATTCCGGTGCCAGAATTTGTAGAAATATCTTCGATTGAAAATTTAGAAAAAAAATTAGAACATTTTGGATATCCCGCATTACTAAAAGCAAGGAGAGATGCTTACGATGGACGAGGAAATTTCAAAATAGACAATCCTGATCAAATCAAAGAGGCATTTGATTATTTCAAAGGTCAAAAATTAATGCTTGAAAAATTTGTCCCGTTTAAGATGGAAGTATCAGTAATTGCGGCAAGAAATACAAAAGGACAAATCAAAACATTTCCTCTAGTTGAGAATATTCATGAGGAAAACATACTAAGAGAGACAATTGCACCTGCAAGAGTATCAGAAGAAGTTGCAAAAAAAGCAGAAGATATTGCAAACAATACAATGACGGTACTAAAAGGTGCAGGCGTTTTTGGAATAGAGATGTTTGTCACGCAAGATGATCAAATTGTCATAAACGAGATTGCCCCAAGAGTTCATAATTCTGGACATCATACTCTTCAATCAAGTGAAACATCACAGTTTGAACAACACCTAAGAGCAATCCTCGGCTTAGAATTAGGCAATACCAAATTGGTATATCCAACCATAATGTACAATGTTTTAGGTTCAAAATCATTTGAAGGAAAATACAAACCAATTACAATGTCAGAACCAAATGTGTTTTTGAAAATGTATGGAAAAGAAATTTCCAAACCGTTGAGAAAACTAGGTCATTTTAACGTGGTAGGAAAAAACAATGAGAGTATAGAACAATTACTAAAGAAATTGGAACCCCTTAAAGAAAAAGTAGTAACACAACCAAGCAACTAA
- the purE gene encoding 5-(carboxyamino)imidazole ribonucleotide mutase — MNYSKKPLIGIIMGSSSDSRIMKGAAEVLDEFKIKHEDQIVSAHRTPTRLEEYAQHAEKSGFKVIIAGAGGAAHLPGMIASHTTIPVIGVPILVYNDKQAKKTDNTKFSAFGGLDSLLSITEMPTGSPVVSVGVNKAGNAGIYAMKVLANEFPDLKKKLKQHKSNQHNSVLKESEEMKKQGLSKFVSKKFK; from the coding sequence ATGAATTATTCTAAAAAACCATTAATTGGCATAATTATGGGGTCTAGTTCTGACAGTAGAATTATGAAAGGTGCTGCAGAAGTTTTAGATGAATTTAAGATAAAACATGAAGATCAAATTGTTTCAGCACATAGAACTCCTACTCGTTTAGAAGAATATGCACAACACGCAGAAAAGAGTGGGTTTAAAGTGATAATTGCCGGTGCCGGAGGTGCAGCACATCTTCCAGGCATGATTGCCTCGCATACCACTATTCCTGTAATTGGAGTTCCAATTCTTGTTTACAACGACAAACAAGCAAAAAAAACTGATAATACAAAATTCTCTGCATTTGGAGGATTAGATTCATTGCTGTCGATTACTGAAATGCCAACTGGTTCTCCAGTAGTATCTGTAGGGGTAAACAAAGCAGGAAATGCAGGAATTTATGCAATGAAAGTTTTAGCCAATGAATTTCCTGACTTGAAAAAGAAACTAAAACAACATAAGTCTAATCAACACAATTCTGTTCTAAAAGAATCTGAAGAGATGAAAAAACAAGGCCTCTCAAAATTTGTATCAAAGAAATTCAAATAG
- the ilvA gene encoding threonine ammonia-lyase, translated as MNPTYDEITNANSMRGQEIRKTPLLFSPTFSNITGSKVYLKAEFQQKTGSFKIRGAYYKIKSLSDEEKKLGVVAASAGNHAQGVAFASSLEKIPCTIVMPKNASPAKVAATKGYGANVILEGTNYDESSSRAKEIAQNTGSMMIHAFDDPQIIAAQGVIGLEILEDLPDVEEVYVPIGGGGLAAGTLIAIKEKNPNVKVIGVQSRSFPSMYESMKEGKITASGGARTIADGISVKVPGQLTFSIIQDLIDDVVLVDDGEITKAMFLLMERMKFVVEPAGAASLAYLISKKPSPGKKVVAILAGGNVDMYLLGQIVDKGLAAMGRLLKLSILLPDRPGAFKTIVDEISAANANIVEVVHDRLSSDINAGSAGVTLSLETQGKEQADKLIESLKQKDIQFRLLT; from the coding sequence ATGAATCCCACATATGATGAAATAACAAATGCAAATTCAATGAGAGGGCAAGAGATAAGAAAAACGCCATTGTTGTTTTCTCCAACATTTAGCAACATTACAGGTTCAAAGGTTTACCTAAAAGCAGAATTTCAACAGAAGACAGGTTCATTTAAAATTCGTGGTGCATATTATAAAATAAAATCATTATCCGATGAAGAAAAAAAATTGGGAGTTGTAGCTGCATCTGCAGGAAATCATGCACAGGGGGTCGCTTTTGCATCGTCACTTGAAAAAATACCATGCACCATAGTTATGCCAAAAAATGCATCACCGGCAAAAGTTGCTGCGACAAAAGGATATGGTGCAAATGTAATATTGGAAGGAACAAATTACGACGAGTCCTCTTCTAGGGCAAAAGAAATAGCTCAAAACACAGGATCTATGATGATACATGCATTTGACGATCCACAAATCATTGCAGCCCAAGGAGTGATAGGACTAGAAATTTTGGAAGATTTGCCAGATGTTGAAGAAGTATATGTTCCAATAGGTGGTGGTGGCTTAGCTGCTGGAACGTTAATTGCAATTAAAGAAAAAAATCCAAACGTCAAAGTTATCGGAGTACAATCCAGATCATTTCCATCCATGTATGAATCAATGAAAGAAGGAAAAATTACTGCAAGTGGCGGAGCTAGAACTATTGCAGATGGAATATCAGTAAAAGTGCCAGGTCAATTGACGTTTTCCATAATACAAGATTTGATTGATGATGTTGTATTAGTCGATGATGGTGAAATCACAAAAGCAATGTTTCTGCTAATGGAAAGAATGAAATTTGTGGTAGAACCTGCAGGAGCGGCAAGTTTAGCTTATCTAATTTCCAAAAAACCATCGCCGGGAAAAAAAGTTGTTGCAATTTTAGCAGGAGGTAATGTCGACATGTATCTTTTAGGTCAAATCGTAGATAAAGGGCTAGCAGCAATGGGAAGACTGTTGAAATTATCAATATTGCTTCCTGACAGACCAGGTGCATTTAAGACAATAGTTGATGAAATCAGTGCAGCTAATGCAAACATCGTAGAAGTAGTACATGACAGATTAAGTTCTGACATCAATGCAGGTTCAGCGGGAGTGACTCTAAGTTTAGAAACGCAAGGAAAGGAACAAGCTGACAAGTTAATAGAGTCGTTAAAGCAAAAAGACATTCAATTCAGATTATTAACATAA
- a CDS encoding adenylate/guanylate cyclase domain-containing protein, which yields MTENNTVDETEKKSDPSTTSPNVVDMLLSQKKDKIVDSETMILETQKRVWGALKKGYEYLGITDESDKFLRKNVFSKVDMVVLYVDLVGSTTMTLELPEEKLAIIISSFSQEMASVINLHNGYVLKFVGDAVIGYFVAKDNPLMAADNAVTCAKSMLTVIQKGINPILNQYDYPDLMAKIGLDFGQSIVVRYGSNPDASHVDLMGPVMNIASKIQSMAKTNQILIGEDVYKKLHPSTQKNFKQVVWKNNEWKYRSRITGEIYKVYEFTG from the coding sequence ATGACTGAAAACAATACCGTTGACGAAACTGAAAAAAAATCAGACCCCTCTACAACAAGTCCAAATGTTGTGGACATGCTTCTTAGCCAAAAAAAAGACAAGATTGTTGATTCTGAAACTATGATCTTAGAAACCCAAAAGAGAGTGTGGGGTGCCTTGAAAAAAGGATATGAGTATTTAGGAATTACAGATGAGTCTGACAAATTTCTTAGGAAAAATGTTTTTTCAAAAGTGGATATGGTTGTTTTGTATGTTGATTTAGTTGGCTCTACTACTATGACTCTAGAATTACCTGAAGAAAAACTGGCAATAATTATTAGTTCATTTTCTCAAGAAATGGCATCAGTAATTAATTTGCATAATGGATATGTTTTGAAATTTGTTGGTGATGCTGTGATTGGTTATTTTGTTGCAAAAGACAATCCTTTGATGGCTGCTGATAATGCAGTAACATGTGCAAAATCAATGCTAACTGTGATTCAAAAAGGAATCAATCCAATATTGAATCAATATGATTACCCAGATTTGATGGCAAAGATTGGTTTGGATTTTGGACAAAGTATTGTTGTAAGATATGGTTCTAATCCTGATGCATCACATGTGGATTTAATGGGTCCTGTAATGAACATTGCATCAAAAATACAATCTATGGCAAAAACAAATCAAATTTTAATTGGTGAGGATGTTTACAAAAAACTACATCCTTCAACACAAAAAAATTTCAAACAAGTTGTTTGGAAAAACAATGAATGGAAATACCGTTCAAGAATAACTGGTGAGATTTACAAAGTCTATGAATTTACAGGTTAA
- a CDS encoding VOC family protein, producing MNIKKVGNVILAVKDIDKSLKFYHEIIGLPIKNQRRSWVDLGTSGALLSLHPASLTAQHIGSSIENGISIGFLVGDVKSAVEELKSKGVKIYRDIVEREAGKNAIVQDPDDYLISLFEPNFEDKEQQTGGYHGFTPA from the coding sequence GTGAACATCAAAAAAGTCGGAAATGTTATTTTGGCTGTTAAAGACATCGATAAATCCCTGAAGTTTTACCATGAAATCATTGGCCTTCCAATCAAGAACCAACGCCGTTCATGGGTAGATTTGGGAACATCTGGTGCTTTATTGAGTTTACATCCTGCATCACTAACTGCCCAGCATATTGGCAGTTCTATCGAAAATGGAATATCGATAGGATTCCTTGTTGGTGATGTCAAATCTGCCGTTGAGGAACTAAAATCAAAAGGAGTTAAAATCTACAGAGACATAGTAGAAAGAGAGGCTGGCAAAAATGCCATTGTTCAAGATCCTGATGATTATTTGATTTCATTGTTTGAACCAAACTTTGAAGACAAAGAACAACAAACTGGCGGATATCATGGATTTACACCAGCTTAG
- a CDS encoding Lrp/AsnC ligand binding domain-containing protein: MVRAIVLVKSPKKLIAARLRKVQSVYDSFPTSGQFDAVAIIQVDKLSKIKEITNQIQKINGVERTETMVEVQ, encoded by the coding sequence ATGGTAAGAGCCATAGTTTTGGTAAAATCTCCAAAAAAACTAATCGCAGCCAGACTGCGAAAAGTACAGTCTGTCTATGATTCTTTTCCTACCAGCGGCCAATTTGATGCTGTAGCAATTATTCAAGTCGACAAATTATCCAAAATTAAAGAAATCACCAACCAAATTCAGAAAATAAACGGTGTTGAAAGAACGGAAACTATGGTTGAGGTTCAATAA
- a CDS encoding cob(I)yrinic acid a,c-diamide adenosyltransferase, with protein MKIYTKTGDDGTTGLQGDVRVLKSDPRIFAYGAVDEANASLGLALSHNPNEATKRILTSLQNELFVVGADLSNPNTDDSKNRVTSQMVANLEQIIDTLETQLEPLKNFILPGGDIVASQLHLTRAIIRRAESYAVIVNQSESLNENCLKYLNRISDLLFVLARTVNKSKGNPDTLWKS; from the coding sequence ATGAAAATTTATACCAAAACTGGTGATGATGGTACCACTGGCCTTCAGGGAGATGTCAGAGTTTTAAAATCAGACCCTAGAATTTTTGCATATGGTGCAGTAGATGAGGCAAATGCTTCTCTTGGACTTGCATTAAGTCATAATCCAAATGAAGCAACCAAAAGAATTCTAACGTCATTGCAAAATGAATTGTTTGTAGTTGGTGCAGATCTGTCAAACCCTAACACAGATGATTCAAAAAACAGAGTAACATCGCAGATGGTTGCCAATTTAGAACAAATTATTGACACTCTTGAAACTCAGTTAGAACCTTTGAAAAACTTCATTTTGCCAGGAGGAGATATTGTTGCATCTCAACTTCATTTAACTCGAGCTATAATCCGAAGAGCAGAATCTTATGCGGTAATTGTCAATCAAAGTGAAAGTCTAAATGAAAATTGCCTAAAATATCTAAACAGGATTTCCGACTTGTTGTTTGTTTTGGCAAGAACTGTCAACAAAAGCAAAGGCAATCCCGATACTTTGTGGAAATCGTAG
- a CDS encoding HD domain-containing protein, with protein sequence MLLDFFNIVCNLKKVPRQGWIDKLGLKKPESVSDHTFSMTMMGLIFSEIKKLDSQKVLKMCLIHDLAESITGDLTPEQISKDEKRVLEKNTMEQILNKLPENIKTQFLDSWNEFLERNTPEAKLVHEIDKLEMVLQAKIYEKSNGVDVTSFLESSEKEIKYLELKELFRKITEQ encoded by the coding sequence TTGCTCTTAGATTTTTTTAATATTGTTTGCAATCTTAAAAAAGTTCCCAGACAGGGATGGATTGACAAATTAGGACTTAAAAAGCCAGAATCTGTTTCTGACCATACTTTTTCTATGACGATGATGGGATTAATTTTTTCTGAAATTAAAAAACTTGATTCACAAAAAGTTTTGAAGATGTGTTTAATTCATGATTTGGCTGAGTCAATTACGGGTGATTTAACTCCTGAACAAATTTCCAAAGATGAAAAAAGAGTTTTAGAAAAAAATACAATGGAGCAAATTTTGAACAAACTTCCAGAAAATATTAAAACTCAGTTTTTAGATTCATGGAATGAATTCTTGGAAAGAAATACCCCTGAGGCAAAACTAGTTCACGAAATTGATAAATTAGAAATGGTACTGCAGGCAAAGATTTACGAAAAGTCAAACGGGGTTGATGTAACATCCTTTTTAGAATCTTCAGAAAAAGAAATCAAATACCTTGAACTAAAAGAATTATTTAGAAAAATAACAGAGCAATAG
- a CDS encoding hydrolase, with the protein MSEKNKDELIEAQNQVIGILFEVIKRFQANNTLDDEYFQIISLDEKSKEQEKRIKEIQHERSENGKIISRLLSQLEI; encoded by the coding sequence ATGTCTGAAAAAAATAAAGATGAGTTAATTGAAGCACAAAATCAAGTAATAGGTATTCTTTTTGAAGTAATTAAGAGATTTCAGGCAAACAACACACTTGATGATGAATATTTTCAGATTATTTCTTTGGATGAAAAGTCAAAAGAACAAGAAAAAAGAATTAAAGAAATTCAACATGAGAGAAGTGAAAATGGCAAAATTATAAGCAGACTGCTATCTCAACTGGAGATTTAA
- a CDS encoding TIGR00300 family protein encodes MKKHSQEVEVNGHLIDSMILTKIFDKIMNQGGEFEILELDVGKKKKDTSHARLLVSGKNAKHLEEILDDIHREGATPKNEKQVKLKKAIKDMVLPDNFYSTTNNDTWIFHNNKWVPVENQMMDKCIVVKNNKAYCVPIRDVKKNDLVVVDEIGVKVQAPERPRDKANIFAFMGSSSSSERPTQHIAKKVAQDILQTKKNGGKIVIVGGPAIVHTGAANAVADLIRRGYIDGVLAGNALAVHDIEYATLGTSLGMYVHDATLAKRGHRNHMDTINAVFKAGSIPKMVKSGKLKSGIFYECVKNNVPFVLAASIRDDGPLPDVITDIAQAQREYKKILKDASMVIMISTMLHSIATGNMLPAGVKVIVVDINQPTVTKLMDRGTWQALGIVSDVGAFLPLVAQEVKKLR; translated from the coding sequence TTGAAAAAGCATTCTCAAGAAGTAGAAGTTAATGGTCATCTTATTGATTCAATGATACTCACCAAGATATTTGACAAAATAATGAATCAGGGGGGAGAGTTTGAGATTTTGGAGTTAGATGTTGGAAAAAAGAAAAAGGATACTAGCCATGCAAGATTACTTGTTTCAGGAAAAAACGCCAAACATCTGGAAGAGATACTAGATGACATTCACAGAGAAGGAGCAACTCCTAAAAATGAAAAACAAGTCAAATTAAAAAAAGCAATTAAAGATATGGTATTACCAGATAATTTTTACAGCACAACAAACAACGATACATGGATATTTCACAACAACAAGTGGGTTCCAGTAGAAAATCAAATGATGGACAAATGTATCGTTGTGAAGAACAATAAAGCATATTGTGTGCCAATAAGAGATGTAAAGAAAAATGATCTAGTGGTAGTTGATGAAATTGGCGTAAAGGTTCAAGCTCCTGAAAGACCTCGAGATAAAGCAAACATCTTTGCATTTATGGGTAGCAGCAGTTCAAGTGAAAGACCAACACAACATATTGCAAAAAAAGTAGCTCAAGATATTTTGCAAACAAAAAAGAACGGAGGAAAAATTGTCATTGTCGGAGGACCTGCAATTGTACACACTGGTGCTGCTAATGCAGTTGCTGACTTGATAAGACGTGGGTATATTGATGGAGTTTTGGCAGGAAATGCTTTGGCAGTACATGATATTGAATATGCCACACTTGGAACATCGCTTGGCATGTATGTTCATGATGCAACATTGGCAAAAAGAGGTCACAGGAATCACATGGATACAATTAATGCAGTGTTTAAGGCTGGCTCTATCCCAAAAATGGTAAAAAGCGGGAAACTCAAGAGTGGGATTTTCTATGAATGTGTAAAGAACAATGTCCCATTTGTTTTGGCAGCATCCATTAGAGATGATGGTCCACTTCCAGATGTGATTACTGATATTGCACAAGCTCAAAGAGAATACAAAAAAATTCTAAAGGATGCAAGTATGGTGATAATGATTTCCACCATGCTTCACTCTATTGCAACAGGAAACATGCTTCCTGCAGGAGTCAAGGTGATTGTTGTCGATATCAACCAACCAACAGTTACAAAACTTATGGATAGAGGCACTTGGCAAGCATTAGGAATTGTATCTGATGTGGGAGCATTCTTGCCGCTTGTTGCCCAAGAAGTAAAAAAACTTCGATAA
- a CDS encoding ATPase domain-containing protein: protein MSTTYTKVKTGIPGLDSIISGGLKQGRSIVVSGPPGSGKTTLGLQFLYKGAKDFDEPGVYITLSQNINEIKNDCKMYGWDFDDLVSKDKILMIDARPFKISEESIGKDDSLYRGEQMPFEHLTKLILSSIKRIEAKRIVIDSITILEMQYDDEFYTRQGLQGLVQALENYGVTSILLSEIVEDNKIPPEWFVSSGVIQLRHSRKQDTMERSLQVTKLRGVRHSDQIHPIELSEDGLHIMHPRLTP, encoded by the coding sequence ATGAGTACCACCTATACAAAGGTCAAAACAGGAATTCCCGGGTTAGACTCTATAATTTCAGGAGGGTTAAAACAGGGACGTTCAATAGTTGTGTCCGGTCCTCCAGGTTCAGGCAAAACCACATTAGGATTGCAATTTCTATACAAAGGTGCAAAGGACTTTGATGAGCCTGGCGTATACATTACATTGTCTCAAAATATCAATGAGATAAAAAACGACTGTAAGATGTACGGATGGGATTTTGATGATTTGGTATCTAAAGATAAAATTTTGATGATAGATGCAAGACCATTTAAAATTTCAGAGGAATCTATAGGCAAGGATGATTCCCTGTACAGAGGAGAACAGATGCCTTTTGAGCATCTCACAAAGCTGATTCTCAGCAGCATTAAACGAATAGAGGCTAAGAGGATTGTGATTGACTCTATCACAATTTTAGAGATGCAATATGATGATGAATTTTATACCAGACAAGGACTTCAAGGATTAGTTCAAGCACTAGAAAATTATGGCGTGACATCAATTTTACTATCAGAGATTGTAGAAGACAACAAAATTCCACCTGAGTGGTTTGTATCATCTGGAGTTATACAATTACGTCATTCACGAAAACAAGACACTATGGAAAGATCCCTTCAAGTAACAAAACTTCGTGGTGTTAGACACAGTGATCAAATACATCCAATCGAACTAAGTGAAGATGGATTACATATTATGCATCCAAGACTGACCCCATAA
- a CDS encoding TrmB family transcriptional regulator, with amino-acid sequence MVKETNQISIFDPAPDTQMYEYKMSVEKLQSELSKYGLTSNQSKVFIYLGKYGSKTAPEVCKALKLPRTETYHLLSALQNKGVVTATFQHPIQFKALPLDKAIWILVNSEKERVKGLEMMEKDLSELWKNIPDFDSVEESTEDKFQMLQGANQIHSKITEMTDNFKEEFLILGSEKDFLKLYHGDFLEQFIKSKQQFRILSSCTSKTLYIFDDIERKNIKSLSKEIQNNLCFILKDNSELLFFTKNANNSDEPFAMWTDSPALVYSMKLLFESQWSTSKNIHL; translated from the coding sequence ATGGTAAAAGAAACTAATCAAATTTCAATATTTGACCCGGCACCAGACACCCAGATGTACGAGTACAAAATGTCTGTTGAAAAATTACAATCAGAATTATCAAAATACGGTTTAACATCAAACCAAAGCAAGGTGTTCATTTACCTTGGAAAGTATGGCTCAAAGACGGCTCCAGAAGTATGCAAGGCATTAAAACTTCCAAGAACCGAAACATACCATTTACTGTCTGCATTACAAAACAAAGGAGTAGTCACTGCAACATTTCAGCATCCAATCCAATTCAAGGCATTGCCTCTTGACAAAGCAATATGGATTCTAGTCAATTCTGAAAAAGAAAGAGTAAAAGGACTCGAAATGATGGAAAAAGACTTGTCAGAATTATGGAAAAACATTCCAGATTTTGATTCAGTTGAAGAATCGACAGAAGACAAATTTCAAATGCTTCAGGGTGCAAATCAAATTCATTCAAAGATTACAGAAATGACGGATAATTTCAAAGAAGAGTTTTTGATTTTAGGCTCTGAGAAAGATTTTCTAAAATTATATCATGGAGATTTCCTAGAGCAATTCATAAAATCAAAACAACAATTCAGAATATTGAGTTCTTGCACTTCAAAAACACTTTACATCTTTGATGATATTGAAAGAAAGAACATAAAATCCCTCAGTAAAGAAATTCAAAATAATCTTTGTTTCATTTTAAAAGACAATTCAGAGTTACTCTTCTTTACAAAGAATGCAAACAATTCAGACGAGCCCTTTGCAATGTGGACTGATTCTCCAGCATTAGTGTATTCGATGAAATTGTTGTTTGAATCACAGTGGTCAACCTCAAAAAATATTCATTTATAA